In a single window of the Streptomyces sp. NBC_00094 genome:
- a CDS encoding VCBS repeat-containing protein, protein MSRYARARRPRARLAVLAAALLASGAGLSPAGTAQASPVVGIDQLDITPNWRGVPRHDTVTAVGPTGYVHATEDSGGNVDGPLAWTDFASGTSTPLGYDSGYGAFAESGTGGRYLYVRPGIGVHALRDLTTGVERPLDVPGDAGYRGLLGSTLLFQQYASATDTSTTTGYYLRSADDLAAAPVPVTGWPAGADLHLARLVAGDDSVAVIRFGRSADPYDYSDLGVVDLRTGRMTVIEAPTPTGTVLVAPVAVSPDRIAWVDGNRTVHVRERADLTGGERTFPLPADLGTARIGLVGDWVLALGETSGGSLARRLVALHPDQGAQTLLTAAEAELTQVGGGGGGVAVVGGTSADDWALLKAVPGKEGGAPVLEKVRRVEPLPAAVASLALGSGRLSTLEPDAGKAGFHARTLPVGPMHTGQSGPAYAGAEPGRLEATTPLFDSGDGRTVHLARTGTGPLEVVARRSTGQAVRVSTGMDEGRIADAFGRWAVFQEGRTSAPGQILPGKNMLVVDLDAGRTALTRTQTAAALWGDTLYGGTATDQVTRTDLATGRTLAAVDTDAPCQVTELQTAGRWLYWACSQFAQQGVVDLRTGAKYALKPGVATGALLGDGYLMERGVDSYLRITEFRRERNPETGQETGKVVIDPARRLVDSTPVSGARREAWTVDRFGGAVAYKDGGNLVHAVWTGVPASDLTAASASAPTTMRSKDGWKGAWVLSKPASYWELTIRDLHSWDLVRTYRGGETRGRVDVAWDGRTAAGKPVTNGPYSWDLTVRTADGQGRDLVASGGITVSGGPPAWRDLAGNDARGDLLVMDTAGLVSMYRGDGFGGLASRIAGTGAKFATTSVPVPFGDVDADGCADVLVRVGEQLRAYRPGCGKVVSASSPYTVIGSGWGQYDVLTSPGDVNGDGFADLVVRQTSTGDMYFYGGTADHRLKARVRIGTNWKLYKKIVGAGDLNGDGRGDLLGTDAAGVMWRYYGTATGGVAARARVGSGWGIYSTLTGIGDISDDGCPDLVARDTSGRLYAYDGTCAGGYYSRRLVGGGWNAFKGLY, encoded by the coding sequence TTGTCTCGTTACGCACGCGCGCGGCGCCCCCGCGCGCGTCTCGCCGTCCTTGCCGCAGCGCTCCTCGCCTCCGGCGCGGGCCTCTCGCCCGCCGGGACCGCGCAGGCCTCGCCGGTCGTCGGGATCGACCAGCTGGACATCACGCCGAACTGGCGGGGAGTCCCCCGCCACGACACCGTCACGGCGGTCGGCCCCACGGGCTACGTCCACGCGACGGAGGACTCCGGCGGGAACGTCGACGGTCCGCTCGCGTGGACCGACTTCGCGAGCGGGACGAGCACTCCCCTCGGATACGACAGCGGGTACGGGGCCTTCGCCGAGTCCGGCACCGGCGGCCGGTACCTGTACGTCCGGCCGGGCATCGGCGTCCACGCCCTCCGCGACCTCACCACCGGCGTCGAGCGGCCGCTCGACGTGCCGGGGGACGCGGGCTACCGGGGGCTCCTCGGCTCCACGCTGCTCTTCCAGCAGTACGCGTCGGCCACGGACACCTCCACGACGACCGGCTACTACCTGCGGAGCGCCGACGACCTCGCCGCGGCCCCGGTCCCGGTGACCGGCTGGCCCGCGGGGGCCGACCTGCACCTGGCGCGGCTCGTGGCGGGCGACGACTCCGTGGCCGTGATCCGTTTCGGCCGCTCGGCCGACCCGTACGACTACTCCGACCTCGGTGTCGTCGACCTGCGCACCGGCCGTATGACCGTCATCGAGGCCCCCACCCCGACCGGAACCGTGCTCGTCGCGCCCGTGGCCGTGAGTCCCGACCGGATCGCCTGGGTCGACGGGAACCGCACGGTCCACGTGCGGGAGCGCGCCGACCTGACCGGCGGGGAGCGGACCTTCCCGCTCCCCGCGGACCTGGGCACCGCCCGTATCGGCCTCGTCGGCGACTGGGTCCTGGCACTCGGCGAGACCTCCGGCGGCTCCTTGGCCCGGCGGCTCGTCGCACTGCACCCGGACCAGGGCGCGCAGACGCTCCTGACGGCCGCCGAGGCCGAGCTCACCCAGGTCGGCGGTGGCGGCGGGGGCGTGGCCGTCGTCGGCGGGACGTCCGCCGACGACTGGGCCCTCCTGAAGGCCGTGCCGGGCAAGGAGGGCGGCGCGCCCGTCCTGGAGAAGGTGCGCCGGGTGGAGCCCCTTCCGGCCGCGGTCGCGTCGCTCGCGCTCGGCTCGGGCCGGCTGTCCACCCTGGAGCCGGACGCCGGAAAGGCGGGCTTCCACGCGCGCACCCTGCCGGTCGGCCCGATGCACACGGGCCAGTCCGGGCCCGCGTACGCCGGTGCGGAGCCGGGACGGCTGGAGGCCACCACCCCGCTCTTCGACAGCGGTGACGGGCGCACGGTCCACCTGGCGCGGACCGGTACCGGGCCGCTGGAGGTCGTCGCCCGCCGCTCCACCGGGCAGGCGGTCCGCGTCTCCACCGGGATGGACGAGGGCCGGATCGCCGACGCCTTCGGCCGCTGGGCCGTCTTCCAGGAGGGCCGCACCAGCGCTCCCGGGCAGATCCTGCCCGGCAAGAACATGCTCGTCGTCGACCTGGACGCGGGGAGGACCGCCCTGACCAGGACGCAGACGGCGGCGGCCCTGTGGGGCGACACGCTGTACGGGGGCACGGCCACGGACCAGGTCACCCGCACGGACCTGGCCACCGGCAGGACGCTCGCCGCCGTCGACACCGACGCGCCCTGCCAGGTGACGGAGCTCCAGACGGCGGGCCGGTGGCTGTACTGGGCGTGCTCCCAGTTCGCCCAGCAGGGCGTCGTGGACCTGCGTACGGGCGCGAAGTACGCGTTGAAGCCCGGGGTCGCCACCGGGGCCCTGCTCGGCGACGGCTATCTGATGGAGCGGGGAGTCGACTCGTACCTCCGGATCACCGAGTTCCGGAGGGAGAGGAACCCGGAGACGGGACAGGAGACGGGCAAGGTCGTGATCGACCCCGCCCGTAGGCTCGTCGACTCCACACCGGTGTCCGGTGCGCGCCGCGAGGCCTGGACGGTGGACCGCTTCGGCGGTGCCGTCGCGTACAAGGACGGCGGGAACCTCGTCCACGCCGTGTGGACGGGCGTGCCGGCCTCCGACCTGACGGCCGCCTCGGCGAGCGCGCCGACGACCATGCGGTCGAAGGACGGCTGGAAGGGCGCCTGGGTGCTGTCGAAGCCCGCCTCGTACTGGGAACTGACGATCCGGGACCTCCACTCCTGGGACCTGGTCCGCACCTACCGGGGCGGTGAGACCCGGGGCCGTGTCGACGTGGCCTGGGACGGTCGGACGGCGGCCGGGAAGCCGGTCACGAACGGTCCGTACTCCTGGGACCTGACGGTGCGTACGGCGGACGGGCAGGGCCGGGACCTGGTGGCCTCCGGGGGCATCACCGTCTCCGGCGGTCCGCCGGCCTGGCGTGACCTGGCCGGGAACGACGCCCGGGGCGATCTGCTGGTGATGGACACGGCGGGTCTGGTGTCGATGTACCGGGGTGACGGGTTCGGCGGGCTGGCGTCGCGGATCGCGGGCACGGGCGCGAAGTTCGCGACGACGTCCGTGCCGGTGCCGTTCGGCGACGTGGACGCCGACGGGTGCGCGGACGTGCTGGTGCGCGTCGGGGAGCAGCTGCGGGCGTACCGGCCGGGGTGCGGAAAGGTGGTGTCGGCGTCCTCGCCGTACACCGTGATCGGCTCGGGCTGGGGCCAGTACGACGTGCTGACGTCCCCCGGCGACGTGAACGGTGACGGGTTCGCCGACCTGGTCGTACGTCAGACGTCGACGGGCGACATGTACTTCTACGGGGGGACGGCCGACCACCGGCTGAAGGCCCGGGTCCGGATCGGCACGAACTGGAAGCTGTACAAGAAGATCGTCGGCGCCGGAGACCTGAACGGCGACGGGCGCGGCGACCTGCTGGGCACGGACGCGGCGGGCGTCATGTGGCGGTACTACGGCACGGCCACCGGCGGTGTGGCGGCGCGTGCGCGCGTGGGCTCCGGCTGGGGCATCTACTCCACCCTGACGGGCATCGGCGACATCTCGGACGACGGCTGCCCCGACCTCGTCGCCCGCGACACCTCGGGCCGGCTGTACGCCTACGACGGCACCTGCGCCGGCGGGTACTACTCACGCAGGCTGGTCGGCGGCGGCTGGAACGCCTTCAAGGGCCTGTACTGA
- a CDS encoding pyridoxamine 5'-phosphate oxidase family protein, whose translation MTAAPRSRDQRRRDTGHRLAHDVDVWVATASPDGAPYLVPLSFDWDGETLLVSTPANSPTGRNMTATRRVRLALGHTRDVSMIDGSVEPLDLDALPRSLGDRFAERTGFDPRTQSTPYRWFRITPHRVQAWREANELRGRELLRTTHPVA comes from the coding sequence ATGACGGCCGCCCCCCGCTCCCGCGACCAGCGCCGCCGCGACACCGGGCACCGGCTCGCCCACGACGTCGACGTCTGGGTCGCCACCGCCTCGCCGGACGGCGCGCCGTACCTCGTACCGCTCTCCTTCGACTGGGACGGCGAGACCCTGCTCGTGTCCACGCCGGCGAACAGCCCTACCGGCAGGAACATGACCGCCACCCGGCGTGTCCGCCTGGCACTCGGGCACACCCGCGACGTGTCCATGATCGACGGATCCGTCGAACCCCTGGACCTCGACGCCCTGCCGCGGTCCCTCGGCGACCGCTTCGCCGAACGCACCGGCTTCGACCCGCGCACCCAGTCGACCCCGTACCGCTGGTTCCGCATCACCCCGCACCGCGTCCAGGCCTGGCGCGAGGCCAACGAACTCCGCGGCCGTGAACTCCTCCGCACCACCCACCCGGTGGCCTGA
- a CDS encoding VOC family protein, producing the protein MNATPTQGIKTVLHPVSDLPKAKAVYTALLGTQPQIDEPYYVAFEAAGQHIGLLPGGGPQGLTSSLAYWHVPDIEAKLAEVTAAGATVKDPAQDVGGGRLVATVVDPDGNLLGLLQDS; encoded by the coding sequence ATGAACGCGACGCCCACCCAGGGAATCAAGACGGTGCTGCACCCCGTGTCCGACCTGCCGAAGGCCAAGGCCGTGTACACCGCCCTGCTCGGCACCCAGCCGCAGATCGACGAGCCCTACTACGTCGCCTTCGAGGCCGCGGGCCAGCACATCGGCCTGCTGCCGGGCGGCGGCCCGCAGGGCCTGACCTCGTCCCTCGCGTACTGGCACGTCCCGGACATCGAGGCGAAGCTCGCCGAGGTGACCGCCGCGGGCGCCACCGTGAAGGACCCCGCGCAGGACGTCGGCGGCGGCCGCCTGGTGGCCACCGTCGTCGACCCCGACGGCAACCTCCTCGGCCTGCTCCAGGACAGCTGA
- a CDS encoding LuxR C-terminal-related transcriptional regulator: MSTPVISSREADVLALLGEHLSNAEIAARLFISVRTVESHVSSLLRKLAVPDRRALSRRAAESAPADPVPADAVPVDAVPVALPGPLLPAPLTAFVGRMRERGELTEAVKTHRQVTAVGPGGVGKTRLALAVAAELAGDFADGVWFVDLAPVTDPGRVGAAVAAAVGVGEQPGRGVDESVLAALADRQALLVWDNCEQVRDGVAPFLERLLAACPRVRVLVTSRARLMVPFERVFPVPPLSRAGGGDSEAVELFLERAAAVGLSPDPSVRDTVVELCERLDGMALAIELAAARWPTLGLDGLVAGLSDQLRILAGGPRAADRHRSVRAVLDWSHDLLEPADRALLRRVSVFVVPFTAGAAAELAGFAPLDPGAVADGLGRLAEQSLLTVVPSAAGTRYQALETIRQYGAERLADAGETAAARTRHLEWCLAGAADLLDTGGADWRARFDAVAEDLRAALAWAAEQPERRADAHRLALSLAESAFTRNLLGEAQQRYEQAAVLAGAEGEAGEALRLAAAVAGCRRLGDDMFRLHRAASEAARRAGDLAGAGRDLAAAATVAYRFSSEFTRIPPVEEVAVLLGEARELSDAASDPAASAAVALAEAAVVADAFGAVQGSTDNTVEETAALAERAVALALSAGDPVAESAALDALSGARSWAGDAFAAAAAARRRIGLLSPVPHTPARTHELLDALAMASGTALGVGGLPEARQWGRELADHPILAEVGHHATSWLLVADAFAGRVGEVLTASGRFLDAWERSGRQQSFSLGPAAASVAMVHGLRGDRAARAEWLVIVERAGTADEYRHGYGAILDAMVLLHDGDADAALGRIAPEPEQVWKWVTWIWLHWYVALRAEASVLAGHPDARERIAAARATVAGNPVATAQVDRAEALLDGDLPGLLATAAAFDAAGCRYQSARTLLLAGGAHAAAGTAALAELGLGRER; the protein is encoded by the coding sequence GTGTCCACTCCAGTGATCTCGTCCCGGGAAGCCGACGTGCTCGCTCTCCTCGGGGAGCACCTCAGCAACGCGGAGATCGCCGCGCGGCTGTTCATCTCCGTACGGACCGTCGAGTCGCACGTCTCCTCGCTGCTGCGCAAGCTGGCCGTGCCGGACCGGCGTGCGCTCTCCCGGCGCGCGGCCGAGTCGGCGCCCGCCGACCCCGTTCCCGCCGATGCCGTTCCCGTCGATGCCGTTCCCGTCGCGCTGCCCGGGCCCCTCCTGCCCGCGCCTCTGACGGCGTTCGTCGGGCGGATGCGGGAGCGCGGGGAGCTCACCGAGGCCGTGAAGACGCACCGGCAGGTCACCGCCGTCGGGCCCGGCGGAGTGGGCAAGACGCGGCTCGCGTTGGCCGTGGCGGCCGAGCTGGCCGGAGACTTCGCCGACGGGGTGTGGTTCGTCGACCTGGCCCCGGTGACCGATCCGGGCAGGGTGGGCGCGGCCGTAGCGGCCGCCGTCGGTGTGGGCGAGCAGCCCGGGCGCGGTGTCGACGAGTCGGTGCTCGCCGCGCTGGCCGACCGTCAGGCGCTGCTCGTGTGGGACAACTGCGAGCAGGTACGCGACGGGGTCGCGCCCTTCCTGGAGCGGCTGCTCGCGGCCTGCCCGCGGGTGCGGGTGCTCGTGACGAGCCGGGCCCGGCTGATGGTGCCGTTCGAGCGGGTCTTCCCCGTCCCGCCGCTCTCGCGGGCCGGGGGCGGCGACTCCGAGGCCGTGGAGCTGTTCCTGGAGCGGGCGGCCGCGGTCGGTCTGTCGCCGGATCCCTCGGTACGGGACACGGTCGTGGAGCTCTGCGAGCGGCTCGACGGCATGGCGCTGGCCATCGAACTGGCCGCCGCGCGCTGGCCCACGCTCGGTCTCGACGGGCTTGTCGCGGGGCTCTCCGACCAGTTGAGGATCCTCGCCGGCGGGCCCCGCGCCGCCGACCGGCACCGGTCGGTGCGGGCGGTCCTCGACTGGAGCCACGACCTGCTGGAGCCGGCGGACCGGGCGCTGCTGCGCCGGGTGTCGGTGTTCGTGGTGCCGTTCACCGCCGGCGCGGCCGCGGAGCTCGCCGGGTTCGCCCCGCTCGACCCCGGTGCGGTCGCCGACGGGCTCGGCAGGCTCGCCGAGCAGAGCCTGCTCACCGTGGTGCCGTCCGCCGCGGGCACCCGCTACCAGGCCCTGGAGACCATCCGTCAGTACGGGGCCGAGCGGCTCGCCGACGCCGGTGAGACGGCCGCCGCCCGGACGCGTCACCTGGAGTGGTGCCTGGCCGGGGCGGCCGACCTCCTCGACACCGGCGGCGCGGACTGGCGCGCCCGGTTCGACGCCGTGGCGGAGGACCTCAGGGCCGCCCTCGCCTGGGCCGCCGAGCAGCCGGAGCGGCGCGCGGACGCCCACCGGCTGGCCCTGTCCCTTGCGGAGTCCGCCTTCACCCGCAACCTCCTCGGCGAGGCCCAGCAGCGGTACGAGCAGGCCGCCGTGCTCGCCGGTGCCGAAGGGGAGGCCGGGGAAGCGTTGCGGCTCGCCGCCGCTGTCGCCGGGTGCCGGCGGCTCGGCGACGACATGTTCCGGCTGCACCGGGCCGCTTCCGAGGCCGCCCGCCGGGCCGGGGACCTCGCCGGTGCCGGCCGTGACCTGGCGGCCGCCGCCACCGTCGCGTACCGCTTCTCCAGTGAGTTCACCCGGATTCCCCCGGTGGAGGAGGTGGCCGTCCTGCTGGGGGAGGCGCGGGAGTTGTCCGATGCGGCCTCCGACCCCGCCGCGTCGGCCGCCGTCGCGCTCGCCGAGGCCGCGGTCGTCGCCGACGCGTTCGGTGCGGTCCAGGGCTCCACGGACAACACCGTGGAGGAGACGGCCGCCCTCGCCGAGCGGGCCGTCGCGCTCGCCCTGAGCGCCGGCGACCCGGTGGCCGAGTCCGCGGCTCTCGACGCGCTCTCCGGCGCCCGGAGCTGGGCCGGTGACGCCTTCGCCGCCGCGGCCGCCGCCCGCCGCAGGATCGGCCTCCTGTCTCCCGTACCGCACACTCCCGCGCGGACGCACGAACTCCTCGACGCCCTCGCCATGGCCTCCGGGACCGCCCTCGGCGTCGGCGGGCTGCCGGAGGCGAGGCAGTGGGGCCGGGAGCTCGCCGATCATCCGATCCTCGCCGAGGTGGGCCACCACGCCACGTCCTGGCTCCTCGTCGCGGACGCCTTCGCCGGCCGCGTCGGCGAGGTGCTGACCGCCAGCGGGAGGTTCCTCGACGCGTGGGAGCGGAGCGGCCGTCAGCAGTCGTTCTCCCTAGGCCCCGCCGCCGCCTCGGTCGCCATGGTCCACGGCCTGCGCGGCGACCGCGCCGCCCGGGCGGAGTGGCTCGTGATCGTCGAACGGGCCGGTACCGCGGACGAGTACCGGCACGGCTACGGCGCGATCCTCGACGCCATGGTCCTGCTCCACGACGGGGACGCCGACGCGGCCCTCGGCCGGATCGCGCCGGAGCCGGAGCAGGTGTGGAAGTGGGTCACCTGGATCTGGCTGCACTGGTACGTGGCCCTCAGGGCGGAGGCGTCCGTGCTCGCCGGGCACCCGGACGCCCGGGAGAGGATCGCCGCCGCCCGGGCCACGGTCGCCGGCAATCCGGTGGCCACCGCCCAGGTGGACCGGGCGGAGGCGCTGCTCGACGGGGACCTGCCCGGCCTGCTCGCCACGGCGGCGGCGTTCGACGCGGCCGGCTGCCGCTACCAGTCGGCCCGCACGCTGCTGCTCGCCGGAGGCGCGCATGCCGCGGCCGGGACGGCGGCCCTCGCCGAACTGGGTCTTGGGCGGGAGCGGTAG
- a CDS encoding diacylglycerol kinase family protein: MTASGSGDPAGTARRLARWALLAAAAAVVALLTALAGGVLILLSGLVGLAVSAVGIWWFLAHRGPLRVLGALLAVGAPVAVLILYVVGGIWVNALVALALWGVALACARSALRRPDRERDAVMRGEPAARPRRPVLIMNPKSGGGKVGRFDLVARAEALGAHVVLLDLTAQTDVTALARKAVADGADLLGVAGGDGTQALVAEVAAEYDLPFLVISAGTRNHFAMDLGLDRTDPATCLAALTDGEELRVDLGSVAGRPFVNTVSFGVYAEVVQRPEYRDAKAGTAVDALPDLLQGGEGDRLDVTVDSTVLKAQQALLVSNNPYAAPDPFGVASAHRPRLDRGELGVIGIRVDGAAQAAELAVRGTQAAGLNVLTARRVEVVGSHGNGHGNGTNGSSSSSGSGTNGSNGNGNGSGTGTNGNGTISVAVDGEALNLPTPVVCTLRPGALRVLVPRDRPGTVPPRPPLDWRRITVLAFHTPRTPRTPRTPRTP, encoded by the coding sequence GTGACGGCGAGTGGTTCCGGTGATCCGGCGGGGACGGCCCGGCGGCTGGCCCGTTGGGCGCTGCTGGCCGCGGCGGCCGCGGTCGTCGCGCTTCTGACCGCCCTGGCCGGCGGAGTGTTGATCCTGTTGAGCGGGCTCGTGGGGCTCGCCGTCTCGGCCGTGGGCATCTGGTGGTTCCTCGCCCATCGCGGGCCGCTGCGGGTGCTCGGAGCCCTGCTCGCCGTGGGCGCGCCGGTCGCGGTCCTGATCCTGTACGTCGTCGGCGGCATCTGGGTCAACGCGCTCGTGGCCCTCGCGCTGTGGGGCGTGGCGCTGGCCTGCGCGCGGTCCGCGCTGCGCCGTCCGGACCGGGAGCGCGACGCGGTCATGCGCGGCGAGCCCGCCGCCCGCCCTCGACGGCCCGTCCTGATCATGAACCCGAAGTCCGGGGGCGGGAAGGTCGGCCGCTTCGACCTCGTCGCCCGCGCCGAGGCGCTGGGCGCCCACGTCGTCCTGCTCGACCTGACCGCTCAGACGGACGTCACCGCGCTCGCCCGGAAGGCCGTGGCCGACGGCGCCGACCTGCTCGGCGTGGCCGGCGGCGACGGCACCCAGGCCCTGGTCGCCGAGGTGGCCGCCGAGTACGACCTGCCGTTCCTCGTCATCTCGGCCGGCACCCGCAACCACTTCGCCATGGACCTGGGCCTCGACCGCACCGACCCGGCGACGTGCCTGGCCGCGCTGACCGACGGCGAGGAGCTCCGGGTCGACCTGGGGTCGGTGGCCGGCCGGCCGTTCGTCAACACCGTCTCCTTCGGGGTGTACGCGGAGGTCGTCCAGCGCCCCGAGTACCGCGACGCGAAGGCGGGCACCGCCGTCGACGCCCTGCCCGACCTGCTCCAGGGCGGCGAGGGCGACCGCCTCGACGTGACCGTCGACAGCACCGTGCTCAAGGCCCAGCAGGCGCTCCTCGTGAGCAACAACCCCTACGCCGCCCCCGATCCCTTCGGTGTCGCCTCCGCCCATCGGCCGCGCCTCGACCGGGGCGAGCTGGGGGTGATCGGCATCCGCGTGGACGGCGCCGCGCAGGCCGCCGAGCTGGCGGTACGGGGTACCCAGGCGGCCGGTCTGAACGTGCTGACGGCCCGTAGGGTCGAGGTCGTGGGAAGCCACGGCAACGGCCACGGCAACGGCACCAACGGCAGCAGCAGCAGCAGCGGCAGCGGCACCAACGGCAGCAACGGCAACGGCAACGGCAGCGGCACTGGCACCAACGGCAACGGCACCATCTCCGTCGCCGTGGACGGCGAGGCGCTCAACCTGCCCACGCCGGTCGTCTGCACCCTCCGCCCCGGCGCCCTGCGGGTCCTCGTCCCCCGCGACCGGCCGGGGACCGTACCGCCCCGGCCGCCCCTCGACTGGCGGCGGATCACCGTACTCGCCTTCCACACCCCTCGTACCCCTCGTACCCCTCGTACCCCTCGTACCCCCTGA
- a CDS encoding phosphatase PAP2 family protein: MTDMTAEMAEPGSLQAVLHDLRAVDGAVYAAVAATPTPTLDTRLRRLSTAANHSKISLTVAAVLALVPGRPRRAALAGAGAIAVASASANLLGKRLVRRPRPDREAARVVVGRHVPMPESASFPSGHTASAVAFATAVGVVLPVAAVPLAVLASAVGYSRVHTGVHYPGDVAAGAVLGVASAAVSLAAVTWVHAGER, from the coding sequence ATGACGGACATGACAGCGGAGATGGCGGAGCCCGGGAGTCTCCAGGCGGTCCTGCACGACCTCCGGGCCGTCGACGGCGCCGTCTACGCGGCCGTGGCCGCCACCCCGACGCCCACGCTCGACACGCGGCTGCGCCGGCTCTCCACCGCGGCGAACCACTCCAAGATCTCGCTCACCGTCGCCGCCGTGCTCGCCCTGGTCCCGGGCCGGCCGCGCAGGGCCGCGCTCGCGGGCGCCGGGGCGATCGCCGTGGCCTCGGCCTCGGCCAATCTGCTGGGCAAGCGGCTCGTCCGCAGGCCGAGGCCGGACCGGGAGGCGGCCCGGGTGGTGGTGGGCCGTCACGTGCCCATGCCCGAATCGGCCTCGTTCCCCTCCGGGCACACCGCTTCGGCGGTGGCCTTCGCCACCGCCGTGGGTGTCGTGCTGCCCGTCGCCGCCGTACCCCTCGCGGTGCTGGCGTCGGCCGTGGGTTACTCCCGGGTCCACACCGGGGTGCACTACCCGGGTGACGTCGCCGCCGGCGCCGTCCTCGGCGTCGCGAGCGCCGCCGTCTCCCTGGCGGCCGTGACCTGGGTCCACGCCGGGGAGAGGTGA
- a CDS encoding DUF1254 domain-containing protein, with translation MRRPGRLRGGATSPYERYEPYEPYERYERYERYRRYGRYGRRAHRMREGTIRAILYELVPSCPVKVATVQMTPEEARRTAAEAWIWGYPLLQNYRTMYAQAIDSDDPRYVGGFGRFRHYSEPFTAANTDVVTPNNDTPYSWAWLDLRAEPVVVSVPAVDRYYVLPFHDLDTSYVGYVGARTTGQAAGDHLLAGPGWSGTVPEGVAGVLRADTFLVGVVGRTYLSGPEDVPALRAIQEQYLLRPLSAYTDTAAPHPVDEPVWPVWREEDLGNVEFFTLLDFLLRFFPVLEQERDLRDRLTALGVSGTGEFEPSALAPELRTAVEQGITDARARLDDAERTTRVSTHLFGTRAEVGDAPLVRSVAAGMGLYGLPSAEAWYGGWLADDRGHQPPDAADHDHVVHFPAGQLPPARFFWSATMYRLPERLLVDNEIARYSIGDRTPGLVYDDDGGLTLYVRKDRPADPKQAANWLPAPDGPFTVVIRVYGPDPSVLDGGWQLPPLAVAD, from the coding sequence TTGCGCCGACCGGGGCGGCTCCGGGGCGGGGCGACCTCGCCGTACGAGCGGTACGAGCCGTACGAGCCGTACGAGCGGTACGAGCGGTACGAGCGGTACAGGCGGTACGGGCGGTACGGGCGGCGGGCGCACCGCATGCGGGAGGGAACCATTCGTGCGATTTTGTACGAGTTGGTTCCCTCCTGTCCCGTAAAGGTGGCCACTGTGCAGATGACCCCCGAGGAGGCCCGCCGGACGGCGGCCGAGGCCTGGATCTGGGGCTACCCGCTCCTCCAGAACTACCGCACGATGTACGCGCAGGCGATCGACTCCGACGACCCCCGGTACGTGGGCGGCTTCGGCCGTTTCCGGCACTACTCGGAGCCGTTCACCGCGGCCAACACCGACGTCGTGACCCCGAACAACGACACCCCGTACTCCTGGGCCTGGCTCGATCTGCGAGCCGAGCCCGTCGTGGTCTCCGTCCCGGCCGTCGACCGCTACTACGTGCTGCCGTTCCACGACCTCGACACCTCGTACGTCGGCTACGTCGGCGCCCGGACGACCGGCCAGGCCGCGGGCGACCACCTGCTCGCGGGCCCCGGCTGGAGCGGCACCGTCCCCGAGGGCGTCGCGGGCGTGCTGCGCGCCGACACCTTCCTGGTCGGCGTCGTCGGCCGCACCTACCTGTCCGGCCCCGAGGACGTACCCGCCCTGCGCGCGATCCAGGAGCAGTACCTGCTGCGTCCCCTCTCGGCGTACACGGACACGGCCGCGCCGCATCCCGTCGACGAGCCGGTCTGGCCGGTCTGGCGCGAGGAGGACCTCGGGAACGTCGAGTTCTTCACGCTCCTCGACTTCCTGCTCCGGTTCTTCCCCGTCCTGGAGCAGGAGCGTGACCTGCGCGACCGCCTGACGGCGCTCGGGGTCTCCGGCACGGGCGAGTTCGAGCCGTCCGCGCTCGCCCCCGAGCTCCGTACGGCCGTCGAGCAGGGCATCACCGACGCCCGCGCCCGGCTGGACGACGCCGAGCGCACCACCCGGGTCTCCACCCACCTCTTCGGCACCCGCGCGGAGGTGGGCGACGCCCCCCTCGTCCGGTCGGTCGCCGCCGGAATGGGGCTGTACGGGCTCCCCTCGGCCGAGGCCTGGTACGGAGGCTGGCTGGCGGACGACCGCGGCCACCAGCCGCCGGACGCCGCCGACCACGACCACGTCGTCCACTTCCCCGCCGGACAGCTGCCCCCGGCCCGCTTCTTCTGGTCGGCCACCATGTACCGGCTGCCCGAACGGCTGCTCGTCGACAACGAGATCGCCCGGTACTCGATCGGCGACCGGACCCCCGGGCTCGTGTACGACGACGACGGCGGCCTCACCCTGTATGTACGGAAGGACCGCCCGGCCGACCCCAAGCAGGCCGCGAACTGGCTGCCCGCGCCCGACGGCCCCTTCACGGTCGTCATCAGGGTCTACGGCCCCGACCCCTCCGTCCTGGACGGCGGCTGGCAGCTCCCGCCGCTCGCCGTCGCCGACTGA